TATAAACTCAAATTTGACTactaataaaatatacctattatgtatCATATTCTCTAAAGAGATGAATTTAATGGCCTGCAATGGTAAATAGTCACATAAGATTACACCATTAAATCAGCtatgtaattatataatattggccCTACATAAACTAATCATGTATTAAAATGCTTTGTCTGGCCCAAATATTTATGTACTCTTGTAGTAAATAGgtggtaaatttgaaaaatgtaggcacaaACCACGAAGGGTTGATCATGATCACCCTTAGAAATGTTTAATATTGCTACTGTAATCATATGTATAATGAAATGATGAGTATTATTTTTCCTATAACTCCTAAAAGGACAACAatggaataataaaaaactgtatatatatatcaaGGTTGcatcaataaataggtatctCAAGTTGTACAAGTTgaatgttgtgttgtgtaagcAAAAGTGTACATGTTGTTTGATAAATGTTTCATACtcataaatttgttttatttgtaatggGGCAACTGAGACAAATCTGATACCATAGCTAAGGTATGCTAAAATAAAACACTTGCAGGGAGTAATGGCTATACATGTAGGTATTTCTAATTTTCAGGACATGTGATTGTGTGCTctacttatagttcgttttttttagcattagaaagaacttgaaagaaggtaagcgattttgacatgtcttttaattgaaaaacactttttaaaaatcaataactattacttatgaaagcagaagactataaaagatcgtattagattcataattgttaaatatttaccgtaacatatttttaaaatgtgtttttcaattaaaagacacatcaagactGTTTACCTtacttctaatgctaaaaaaacgaagtatagtaaataataaaattaaagggCCCTTGGCATGTAAAGGGTTAATTTGAAAACACTGTTGACCAACAGCTTATACTTTTTACtacatttttttactataaCTGAAGTAAACCCTCAACTGTCCGGGCCATGTTCCTTAGCAGCCAGACTTCGGTGCCATTGGATGGGGGTTTTGGCTACTATTGAAGAAATGTGGGTCCCAGCTTGTACCTCCTCTTTGAGGACCTCATTAACCAAATTGTATCTCTGAAAACGTTAATAATATAATGTCATTTGTCACATTTCTTAATGATCATCTGTGTCTGGTCTGGACCATGGGTACACTTCACAAATATACCTAAAGTGCACTGTGCTATATGACCAAGAGATATTATACTATCTTtaataatgaaaatgaaaaatgatttatttaggcaTCAAAAATGCAGCTTATTACATAGTAGAAtggtattacatttttaggagtaAGTATTCTATTGTTAGACAGCCTAGGCAATCCTGAGCCCTAAACTAGGTAAACCTGTCTTATAGGGATCAGGGAATAAACCACCGCTACTTCTAGCAATGCAATGCATAATATTTCATTTGTAAATGAGTAGGTAACAGTTCTGGGGTTTGATGCTCTCCTTCAGACTGCTTTTTCTAAGTCTCTTATTGGCTTTCTTGTACAGTGAAATGGTTTCATTTTATTAACAAATAAGTAAATTTACTGTCCTCATTAGGTATATGTGTTTGGTGCAAAGCGCcccattttaaatacaaaatgaacacaccTAGCAAGTTCTGAAAAGTGACTGAAAAATATTCTCCTCGTCACAGaagtaaagaaaaaataaatataagtaagtaggAATACCTTGTACATAGGTAATCCATGGAACTTGTCAGTAACCACAACTAATCTGAATTGAGGTTTTTCTGCTTGGTCTAGCTCATTTATGACGTCTAGGTGCGTTGTTTGCAACGCAGCCTGCAATTTCTTCTTAATCGTACTCTCTACTACCCCGGACTTGTTTCTTATAGTATAAGAAATACCTGTAAACAGTGAAAATGCAAGAAGTCGAAGTGTTTCACAATACATTGTAGTGTTCCTAAATTGACTACATAATATACCTCTATGGAATGCATTATACAATGACTTTGAACTATTAAGAAACATACCACCGGCCTAAttcttaaataaatgttttaataaaaaatactttaaaatctGTAAACATAACCTCTTTTACCGatataatgacattgacagttatgAGATGACAGTTATTGACATTTATGGTAAAGTACCGTTTACATGTACGCCCGTCGACCTGGATCGCACGGTACGGCCTTGGTCCGGCGCACGTTCGATGTTCGATCGTGTGACTTGGTCCATTAtagccaatttagactctcggctcgcggcgcgtctcgtggctcgcctcgagcgCGTAAGCCCGTCGAGCTACTGATTACACTCTCGCCTCGTGGCTCGGCTTGTGGCTCGTCCCGTGGCtcgtaagctcgtcgagctaatatattttaaacactaacagcacgacataaggtttataaccgaatgacaagccgaacgcgagtgtgaacGCAAGCGCGCGTCTCGCGCGAGTCCCTTTGGCTCGTGCCCAAAAAACCGCTCCTCCACGCGAGCCAAGCGAGCGCGAGCCGAGCGcgagacgagccacgagcccagcgcttacactctcgtttcgtggctcggctcgcgggtcgtctcgtggctcgcgcgagagtctaaatcgctTTTTAGAATAGgaatattatagtttgtcaaaggactatctcatttcaaacatagacagagagaatcatactataaatggtcaagcaaatcttgtcagtagaaaaaggcacgaaattcaaattttctattgcacgatatcccttcgcgcccacatttttcaaatttgccgcctttttctactgacaagatctgcttgaccatctatatctttgcttacactagtactagcacccaaaagaaaaagatgggtatatttttttgtccttattactgacaatttggtttgaccaacttatatctatagccccctccacactcgtgtaCGAGTGTGTGGGGCTTATGGTTCCACCGCATGTCCATAATTTATTACCGCACCGTTCAACGTcacggtgcgccgcacccataagtgagaacgAGAAAgatatctgtttttcgctctcacttagGGGTACACGATAAGATTAGCTACCGTGGCTCAATATGTGTACTAtgcctaatttttttttctgatcttGCATCCCCATCGCAAACCACCATCAccaattttgattattttgacaCTCTTGACAGGACATAACAAAACGAATACGAATATGTCTCGGAATTTGGTCGCAGACCATCGATTTATTTGATTTTCGTGAATATTTCTTTTGTTACGTTCGCATTAgtaattatagttttgatattCGCAGTTTTGTGTTCTCGTAACAATCAATTCCTGGCGTTACGGTCGCTCGCTTTTGTGGGGCGCAATTtcgatttaataataatattttcagtTATTCGGGTtacatttttgtgtaaacaaaaatTGAAAGGACTTTAATGGCTGTGAGATGTAATATATTATCATCTTCAATAGTTGTTCGTAACGGGGTTTCGTGTTTATGGATGTTAGTTACGAATGCAGGGGAGTGGACGCCATGTTGTTATTTACTCTTTGATTTGTAATCGTCGCGAGTCGTGATATGggtttattgttattttgtaaAGCGTCGGTTAGTGTGTGAGCATGTTGGAGGATGTACCCGTCCACGGCAGCCGGAGTGACCCCAAGGGCTCGAAGGTCTCCGCGCACCAGAGAAATCTCAGCTTGGATTTTAGGTAAGTCGAGCGAAACCTTATCAGTGCTTTATCTTTGCTCGGCGCATTGACGTGACAAACAATATTGTACTGATTTCAATACGAAATGGGCTTTACGACTCAGGTTATGTTGTTATGGTGGTGTTACAGTGGTGTTATTTTACACAAACAGATATTTGTTTCttaaatgtaggtaagtaatattgtaTTCCATGGGAAAACTAAACACGTCCTATATACTCATAATCTCGTAGTAAACATGTCCTATATTACTGAATTTGTGATCTGTACCACGACAATATGAATGCTAAAAGGAATGtaaagtcattttttttatttacacagaATAAATGTAAACAAAGGTGTGACctgtgaaaaaaaatatttgcagCAATCAAGATATTTAGACTTTCAAGTAATTTACTCATATTCTACTGTAATATTATGTAcattattgataaataatataagttttaataTACACTTTGGtgtgttaaaaacaaaaatgagTTGTACAAAAATGTTATTCTATTGCAAAAATTGCAGCCGCTTCAAATTCCTCATGTCACAAATGTTCTAAGTTGAGTATTTCCAAAATGCCTATTAGTTTTACTTTCTTTAACTGATGTATTTTTAACCAACTAAACTGACTTATAAAAAGGAGGACGTTAATTATGATTTGTTGTAtgcttttttaatttgtttttaagacTGTAGGTTAACTGTCTCAAATTAGTTTCTCCAATTTTCGGGAGATGGTCAAATTCAATGGCTAAAATTTGGGATCTCTGGTCACTTTATCTATTCCATATAACTGTAGTCTATTCTATATAAAGTACAGTGTCTAACAGTATTGGTAGTTTTCCAAATAAC
This portion of the Cydia amplana chromosome 7, ilCydAmpl1.1, whole genome shotgun sequence genome encodes:
- the LOC134649643 gene encoding bolA-like protein 2, giving the protein MFLNSSKSLYNAFHRGISYTIRNKSGVVESTIKKKLQAALQTTHLDVINELDQAEKPQFRLVVVTDKFHGLPMYKRYNLVNEVLKEEVQAGTHISSIVAKTPIQWHRSLAAKEHGPDS